The Cololabis saira isolate AMF1-May2022 chromosome 20, fColSai1.1, whole genome shotgun sequence genome includes a window with the following:
- the ajuba gene encoding LIM domain-containing protein ajuba isoform X1, with protein MDRPISKLLGKLKLTDAGSVKFNSSKKKHDSGNVSNNGSANANVPAGDGGGSSLPPTPSSAAASPSRPSQFSLASATTNDPCAPVNGKGGGGGGGGMGMAPSQLFTTPPTSSTVGTIPPDGEQPLHPSTLAPLRRPSPQQRAFCYPNEGVDSHLRRESGLGPESDHQGGSQASLNQRRYSLELQQLVRRQQLLSQPPPHPVTQLYQAAAGYGSAPRGSGGGLAEPGYLSEHDRHKRFSLQEALFYKRMSTGSELWESARPASLSHPPQRPSDVTGGGVGGSLFYPPASTLSPWSSFSLQESALESPRSSLASSTASGGGGGGGSPMGSRCSSNRTSGISLGYDSRYSASGGLPLQQQSAPPGGSTVCYGAPGRAAVTPVEAWTHYLEGGMRPIAQDSRHSYPPAVGSPAAACYQAGPEWWDDVQPGVSSKEAGVVGERARYSDLPGTRYQEELARLLLRDAALEGGRILEVRLKDQSFLALTSLPKPVTTASGPPPSGSLVKAQEDPATGREAIENRTEFFGTCVKCGKGVYGADNACQALDSLYHTRCFTCVSCGRTLRNKDFYNVNGSVYCKEDYMFSGFQAAAEKCNVCGHLILEQILQALGNSYHPGCFRCVVCSKALDGVPFTVDQHSNIYCVADYNKTFAPKCAACLQPILPTEDTEEILRVVSMNKDYHFECYHCEECGKQLSDKPGSQCFPLDSHLLCHSCHMSRVCATHNSSPHNTH; from the exons ATGGACAGACCGATAAGCAAGCTGTTAGGGAAGTTAAAGCTAACCGATGCAGGTAGTGTGAAATTCAACAGTTCGAAGAAGAAACACGACTCTGGCAACGTCTCTAACAACGGCAGTGCCAACGCTAACGTCCCGGCGGGCGATGGAGGGGGCAGCTCTCTGCCACCCACTCCCAGCTCTGCAGCTGCCTCACCCTCAAGACCCAGCCAGTTCTCGCTTGCCTCTGCAACCACAAATGATCCATGTGCTCCAGTGAATGgaaagggaggaggaggaggaggaggagggatgggAATGGCTCCGTCTCAGCTTTTTACCACTCCTCCTACTTCCTCCACAGTGGGTACCATACCTCCAGATGGTGAGCAACCGCTGCATCCTTCCACCTTGGCACCGCTGAGGCGTCCCTCCCCCCAGCAGCGAGCTTTTTGTTACCCAAATGAAGGTGTGGATTCCCATCTCAGGCGCGAGTCGGGCCTGGGCCCTGAAAGCGACCACCAGGGAGGCTCCCAGGCCTCCCTCAATCAGCGGCGCTACTCCTTGGagctccagcagctggtccgGCGACAGCAGCTCCTCTCCCAGCCGCCTCCTCATCCTGTAACTCAACTGTACCAGGCGGCCGCGGGATATGGGTCTGCTCCCAGAGGAAGTGGAGGTGGCCTGGCAGAGCCCGGCTACCTCTCTGAACACGACAGGCACAAACGTTTCTCACTGCAAGAAGCTCTTTTTTACAAACGCATGAGCACGGGCAGTGAATTGTGGGAGAGCGCCAGGCCTGCATCCCTCTCTCATCCACCACAGCGCCCGTCTGATGTAACTGGAGGGGGTGTAGGAGGAAGCTTGTTTTACCCTCCCGCATCCACGTTGAGCCCATGGTCCTCATTCAGCCTCCAGGAGTCGGCGCTGGAGAGCCCCAGGTCCAGCCTGGCCTCCAGCACGGCCAGCGGAGGGGGCGGCGGGGGCGGGAGCCCCATGGGGAGCCGCTGCAGCAGCAACCGGACCAGCGGCATAAGCTTAGGTTATGACTCTCGCTACTCTGCCTCTGGAGGTCTTCCTCTGCAGCAGCAGTCGGCACCGCCCGGGGGCTCCACGGTTTGTTACGGGGCTCCGGGCCGGGCTGCGGTAACTCCCGTGGAGGCCTGGACTCATTACCTGGAAGGAGGGATGCGTCCAATTGCACAAGATAGCCGCCACTCCTACCCACCCGCTGTAGGAAGTCCAGCGGCTGCATGCTACCAGGCAGGCCCGGAGTGGTGGGACGACGTTCAGCCCGGGGTGAGCAGCAAAGAGGCCGGTGTGGTGGGAGAAAGGGCCCGGTACTCCGACCTGCCCGGCACGCGGTACCAGGAGGAGCTGGCTCGACTTCTGCTGAGGGATGCTGCACTAGAAGGTGGGAGAATACTGGAGGTGAGGCTGAAGGATCAGTCGTTCTTGGCACTGACCTCTCTTCCTAAACCTGTCACAACAGCGTCGGGACCCCCCCCATCTGGCAGTCTGGTCAAAGCCCAAGAGGACCCGGCAACTGGGAGAGAGGCCATTGAAAACCGGACGGAGTTCTTTG GGACCTGTGTTAAGTGTGGGAAAGGGGTGTACGGGGCAGACAATGCCTGCCAGGCTCTGGACAGCCTCTATCACACTCGCTGCTTCACCTGCGTGTCCTGTG GACGCACCCTGAGAAACAAGGACTTTTACAATGTCAATGGCTCTGTGTACTGTAAAGAGGATTACATG ttttcagGATTCCAGGCAGCTGCAGAGAAGTGTAATGTGTGTGGTCACCTTATTCTCGAACAG ATCCTGCAGGCTCTGGGGAATTCGTACCATCCTGGCTGCTTCCGTTGCGTGGTGTGCTCCAAGGCTCTGGATGGCGTGCCTTTCACCGTGGACCAACACAGCAACATATACTGCGTTGCAGACTACAACAA GACCTTTGCCCCAAAATGTGCTGCCTGTTTACAACCCATCTTGCCTACTGAG GACACTGAGGAGATCCTCAGAGTCGTGTCCATGAACAAGGACTATCATTTCGAGTGCTACCATTGCGAG GAGTGTGGTAAGCAGCTCTCAGATAAGCCCGGCTCACAGTGCTTCCCCCTGGACTCTCATCTCCTCTGCCACTCCTGTCACATGAGCAGAGTGTGTGCCACACACAACAGTTCCCCACACAACACACACTGA
- the ajuba gene encoding LIM domain-containing protein ajuba isoform X2, translating into MDRPISKLLGKLKLTDAGSVKFNSSKKKHDSGNVSNNGSANANVPAGDGGGSSLPPTPSSAAASPSRPSQFSLASATTNDPCAPVNGKGGGGGGGGMGMAPSQLFTTPPTSSTVGTIPPDGEQPLHPSTLAPLRRPSPQQRAFCYPNEGVDSHLRRESGLGPESDHQGGSQASLNQRRYSLELQQLVRRQQLLSQPPPHPVTQLYQAAAGYGSAPRGSGGGLAEPGYLSEHDRHKRFSLQEALFYKRMSTGSELWESARPASLSHPPQRPSDVTGGGVGGSLFYPPASTLSPWSSFSLQESALESPRSSLASSTASGGGGGGGSPMGSRCSSNRTSGISLGYDSRYSASGGLPLQQQSAPPGGSTVCYGAPGRAAVTPVEAWTHYLEGGMRPIAQDSRHSYPPAVGSPAAACYQAGPEWWDDVQPGVSSKEAGVVGERARYSDLPGTRYQEELARLLLRDAALEASGPPPSGSLVKAQEDPATGREAIENRTEFFGTCVKCGKGVYGADNACQALDSLYHTRCFTCVSCGRTLRNKDFYNVNGSVYCKEDYMFSGFQAAAEKCNVCGHLILEQILQALGNSYHPGCFRCVVCSKALDGVPFTVDQHSNIYCVADYNKTFAPKCAACLQPILPTEDTEEILRVVSMNKDYHFECYHCEECGKQLSDKPGSQCFPLDSHLLCHSCHMSRVCATHNSSPHNTH; encoded by the exons ATGGACAGACCGATAAGCAAGCTGTTAGGGAAGTTAAAGCTAACCGATGCAGGTAGTGTGAAATTCAACAGTTCGAAGAAGAAACACGACTCTGGCAACGTCTCTAACAACGGCAGTGCCAACGCTAACGTCCCGGCGGGCGATGGAGGGGGCAGCTCTCTGCCACCCACTCCCAGCTCTGCAGCTGCCTCACCCTCAAGACCCAGCCAGTTCTCGCTTGCCTCTGCAACCACAAATGATCCATGTGCTCCAGTGAATGgaaagggaggaggaggaggaggaggagggatgggAATGGCTCCGTCTCAGCTTTTTACCACTCCTCCTACTTCCTCCACAGTGGGTACCATACCTCCAGATGGTGAGCAACCGCTGCATCCTTCCACCTTGGCACCGCTGAGGCGTCCCTCCCCCCAGCAGCGAGCTTTTTGTTACCCAAATGAAGGTGTGGATTCCCATCTCAGGCGCGAGTCGGGCCTGGGCCCTGAAAGCGACCACCAGGGAGGCTCCCAGGCCTCCCTCAATCAGCGGCGCTACTCCTTGGagctccagcagctggtccgGCGACAGCAGCTCCTCTCCCAGCCGCCTCCTCATCCTGTAACTCAACTGTACCAGGCGGCCGCGGGATATGGGTCTGCTCCCAGAGGAAGTGGAGGTGGCCTGGCAGAGCCCGGCTACCTCTCTGAACACGACAGGCACAAACGTTTCTCACTGCAAGAAGCTCTTTTTTACAAACGCATGAGCACGGGCAGTGAATTGTGGGAGAGCGCCAGGCCTGCATCCCTCTCTCATCCACCACAGCGCCCGTCTGATGTAACTGGAGGGGGTGTAGGAGGAAGCTTGTTTTACCCTCCCGCATCCACGTTGAGCCCATGGTCCTCATTCAGCCTCCAGGAGTCGGCGCTGGAGAGCCCCAGGTCCAGCCTGGCCTCCAGCACGGCCAGCGGAGGGGGCGGCGGGGGCGGGAGCCCCATGGGGAGCCGCTGCAGCAGCAACCGGACCAGCGGCATAAGCTTAGGTTATGACTCTCGCTACTCTGCCTCTGGAGGTCTTCCTCTGCAGCAGCAGTCGGCACCGCCCGGGGGCTCCACGGTTTGTTACGGGGCTCCGGGCCGGGCTGCGGTAACTCCCGTGGAGGCCTGGACTCATTACCTGGAAGGAGGGATGCGTCCAATTGCACAAGATAGCCGCCACTCCTACCCACCCGCTGTAGGAAGTCCAGCGGCTGCATGCTACCAGGCAGGCCCGGAGTGGTGGGACGACGTTCAGCCCGGGGTGAGCAGCAAAGAGGCCGGTGTGGTGGGAGAAAGGGCCCGGTACTCCGACCTGCCCGGCACGCGGTACCAGGAGGAGCTGGCTCGACTTCTGCTGAGGGATGCTGCACTAGAAG CGTCGGGACCCCCCCCATCTGGCAGTCTGGTCAAAGCCCAAGAGGACCCGGCAACTGGGAGAGAGGCCATTGAAAACCGGACGGAGTTCTTTG GGACCTGTGTTAAGTGTGGGAAAGGGGTGTACGGGGCAGACAATGCCTGCCAGGCTCTGGACAGCCTCTATCACACTCGCTGCTTCACCTGCGTGTCCTGTG GACGCACCCTGAGAAACAAGGACTTTTACAATGTCAATGGCTCTGTGTACTGTAAAGAGGATTACATG ttttcagGATTCCAGGCAGCTGCAGAGAAGTGTAATGTGTGTGGTCACCTTATTCTCGAACAG ATCCTGCAGGCTCTGGGGAATTCGTACCATCCTGGCTGCTTCCGTTGCGTGGTGTGCTCCAAGGCTCTGGATGGCGTGCCTTTCACCGTGGACCAACACAGCAACATATACTGCGTTGCAGACTACAACAA GACCTTTGCCCCAAAATGTGCTGCCTGTTTACAACCCATCTTGCCTACTGAG GACACTGAGGAGATCCTCAGAGTCGTGTCCATGAACAAGGACTATCATTTCGAGTGCTACCATTGCGAG GAGTGTGGTAAGCAGCTCTCAGATAAGCCCGGCTCACAGTGCTTCCCCCTGGACTCTCATCTCCTCTGCCACTCCTGTCACATGAGCAGAGTGTGTGCCACACACAACAGTTCCCCACACAACACACACTGA